From a region of the Balaenoptera musculus isolate JJ_BM4_2016_0621 chromosome 15, mBalMus1.pri.v3, whole genome shotgun sequence genome:
- the LOC118881472 gene encoding activity-dependent neuroprotector homeobox protein: protein MFQLPVNNLGSLRKARKTVKKILSDIGLEYCKEHIEDFKQFEPNDFYLKNTTWEDVGLWDPSLTKNQDYRTKPFCCSACPFSSKFFSAYKSHFRNVHSEDFENRILLNCPYCTFNADKKTLETHIKIFHAPNASAPSSSLSTFKDKSKSDGLKPKQADSVEQAVYYCKKCTYRDPLYEIVRKHIYREHFQHVAAPYIAKAGEKSLNGAVPLGTNAREESSIHCKRCLFMPKSYEALVQHVIEDHERIGYQVTAMIGHTNVVVPRSKPLMLIAPKPQDKKGMGLQSRIGSLASGNVRSLPSQQMVNRLSIPKPNLNSTGVNMMSNVHLQQNNYGVKSVGQGYGVGQSMRLGLGGNAPVSIPQQSQSVKQLLPSGNGRSYGLGSEQRTQAPARYSLQSPNASSLSSGQLKSPSLSQSQASRVLGQSSSKPTAAATGPPPPNTSSTQKWKICTICNELFPENVYSVHFEKEHKAEKVPAVANYIMKIHNFTSKCLYCNRYLPTDTLLNHMLIHGLSCPYCRSTFNDVEKMAAHMRMVHIDEEMGPKTDSTLSFDLTLQQGSHTNIHLLVTTYNLRDAPAESVAYHAQNNPPVPPKPQPKVQEKADIPVKSSPQAAVPYKKDVGKTLCPLCFSILKGPISDALAHHLRERHQVIQTVHPVEKKLTYKCIHCLGVYTSNMTASTITLHLVHCRGVGKTQNGQDKTNAPSRLNQSPGLAPVKRTYEQMEFPLLKKRKLDDDSDPPSFFEEKPEEPVVLALDPKGHEDDSYEARKSFLTKYFNKQPYPTRREIEKLAASLWLWKSDIASHFSNKRKKCVRDCEKYKPGVLLGFNMKELNKVKHEMDFDAEWLFENHDEKDSRVNASKTADKKLNLGKEDDSSSDSFENLEEESNGSDSPFDPVFEVEPKIPNDNPEEHIQKVISEDALESEKLDQKEEDGSKYETIHLTEEPTKLMHDASDSEVDQDDVVEWKDGASPSESGPGSQQVSDFEDNTCEMKTGTWSDESSQSEDARSSKPAAKKKATMQGDREQLKWKNSSYGKVEGFWSKDQSQWKNATENDERLSNPQIEWQNSTIDSEDGEQFDNMTDGVAEPMHGSLTGVKLSSQQA from the exons ATGTTCCAACTTCCTGTCAACAATCTTGGCAGTTTAAGAAAAGCCCGgaaaactgtgaaaaaaatacTTAGTGACATTGGGTTGGAATACTGTAAAGAACACATAGAA GATTTTAAACAGTTTGAACCTAATgacttttatttgaaaaacactACATGGGAGGATGTAGGACTATGGGACCCTTCACTTACAAAAAACCAG gACTATCGGACAAAACctttttgctgcagtgcttgcccattttcttcaaaatttttctcTGCCTACAAAAGTCATTTCCGGAATGTCCATAGTGAAGACTTTGAAAATAGGATTCTCCTTAATTGCCCCTACTGTACCTTCAATGCAGACAAAAAGACTTTGGaaacacacattaaaatatttcatgctcCAAACGCCAGCGCACCAAGTAGCAGCCTCAGCACTTtcaaagataaaagcaaaagcGATGGCCTTAAACCTAAGCAGGCTGACAGTGTAGAGCAAGCTGTTTATTACTGTAAGAAGTGCACTTACCGAGATCCTCTTTATGAAATAGTTAGGAAGCACATTTACAGGGAACATTTTCAGCATGTGGCAGCACCTTACATAGcaaaggcaggagaaaaatcACTCAATGGTGCAGTCCCCTTAGGCACAAATGCCCGGGAAGAAAGTAGTATTCACTGCAAGCGATGCCTTTTCATGCCAAAGTCCTACGAAGCTTTGGTACAGCATGTCATTGAAGACCATGAACGCATAGGCTATCAGGTCACTGCCATGATTGGGCACACAAATGTGGTGGTTCCCCGATCCAAACCCTTGATGCTGATTGCTCCCAAACCTCAAGACAAGAAGGGCATGGGACTCCAATCAAGAATTGGTTCCCTCGCTTCTGGAAATGTCCGGTCTTTACCATCACAGCAGATGGTGAATCGACTCTCAATACCAAAGCCTAACTTAAATTCTACAGGAGTCAACATGATGTCTAATGTTCACCTACAGCAGAACAACTATGGAGTCAAATCTGTAGGCCAGGGCTATGGCGTTGGTCAGTCAATGAGACTGGGTCTAGGTGGCAACGCACCAGTTTCCATCCCTCAACAGTCTCAGTCTGTGAAGCAGTTACTTCCAAGTGGAAATGGAAGATCTTACGGACTTGGGTCAGAGCAGAGGACCCAGGCACCAGCAAGATACTCGCTGCAGTCTCCAAATGCTTCGTCTCTCTCATCGGGCCAGTTAaagtctccttccctctcccagtcACAGGCATCCAGAGTATTAGGTCAGTCCAGTTCCAAACCTACTGCAGCTGCCACTGGCCCTCCCCCACCCAATACTTCCTCAACTCAGAAGTGGAAAATATGTACAATCTGTAATGAGCTTTTTCCTGAAAATGTCTATAGTGTGCACTTCGAAAAAGAACATAAAGCTGAGAAAGTCCCAGCAGTAGCCAACTACATTATGAAAATACACAATTTTACTAGCAAATGCCTCTACTGTAATCGCTATTTGCCCACAGACACTCTGCTCAACCATATGTTAATTCATGGTCTGTCTTGTCCATATTGCCGTTCAACTTTCAATGATGTGGAAAAGATGGCGGCACACATGCGGATGGTTCACATTGACGAAGAGATGGGACCTAAAACAGACTCTACTCTGAGTTTTGATTTGACATTGCAGCAGGGCAGTCACACTAACATCCATCTCCTTGTAACTACGTACAACCTGAGGGATGCCCCTGCTGAATCTGTTGCTTACCATGCCCAAAACAACCCTCCAGTCCCTCCAAAGCCACAGCCAAAAGTTCAGGAAAAGGCAGATATCCCTGTTAAAAGTTCACCTCAAGCTGCAGTGCCCTATAAAAAGGATGTCGGGAAAACCCTTTGCCCTCTTTGCTTTTCAATCCTAAAAGGACCCATATCTGATGCACTTGCACATCACTTAAGAGAGAGGCACCAAGTTATTCAGACGGTTCACCCAGTGGAGAAAAAGCTCACCTACAAATGCATCCACTGCCTTGGCGTGTATACCAGCAACATGACCGCCTCGACTATCACTCTGCATCTGGTCCACTGCAGGGGTGTCGGAAAGACCCAGAATGGCCAAGATAAGACAAATGCACCCTCTCGGCTTAACCAGTCACCAGGCCTGGCACCTGTGAAGCGCACTTACGAGCAAATGGAATTTCCCTTGCTGAAAAAGCGAAAGTTAGATGATGATAGCGATCCGCCCAGCTTCTTTGAAGAGAAGCCTGAGGAGCCTGTTGTTTTAGCCTTGGACCCCAAGGGTCATGAAGATGATTCCTATGAAGCCAGGAAAAGCTTCCTGACAAAGTACTTCAACAAGCAGCCCTATCCCACCAGGAGAGAAATTGAGAAGCTGGCGGCCAGTTTATGGTTGTGGAAGAGTGACATTGCTTCCCATTTTAGTAACAAGAGGAAGAAGTGTGTCCGAGACTGTGAAAAGTATAAGCCTGGTGTGTTACTGGGCTTCAACATGAAAGAATTAAACAAAGTTAAGCATGAGATGGATTTTGATGCTGAGTGGCTATTTGAAAATCATGATGAGAAGGATTCCAGAGTCAATGCTAGTAAAACTGCTGACAAAAAGCTCAACCTTGGGAAGGAAGATGACAGTTCCTCAGACAGTTTTGAAAATTTGGAAGAAGAATCCAATGGAAGTGATAGCCCTTTTGACCCTGTTTTTGAAGTTGAGCCTAAAATCCCTAATGATAACCCAGAGGAACACATACAGAAGGTAATTTCTGAGGATGCTTTAGAGTCTGAGAAGCTAGACCAAAAAGAGGAGGATGGTTCAAAATATGAAACTATTCATTTGACTGAGGAACCAACCAAACTAATGCATGACGCCTCTGATAGTGAGGTGGACCAAGATGATGTTGTCGAGTGGAAAGATGGTGCTTCTCCATCTGAGAGCGGCCCTGGTTCCCAACAAGTGTCAGACTTCGAGGACAACACATGTGAGATGAAAACAGGAACCTGGTCCGATGAGTCTTCCCAGAGTGAAGATGCAAGGAGCAGTAAGCCAGCTGCCAAAAAAAAGGCTACCATGCAAGGTGACAGAGAGCAGTTGAAATGGAAGAATAGTTCCTATGGAAAAGTTGAAGGGTTTTGGTCCAAGGACCAGTCACAATGGAAGAATGCAACTGAAAATGATGAGCGCTTATCCAACCCACAGATTGAGTGGCAGAATAGCACAATTGACAGTGAGGATGGGGAGCAGTTTGACAACATGACTGATGGAGTAGCTGAGCCGATGCATGGCAGCTTGACCGGAGTTAAACTGAGCAGCCAACAGGCTTAA